ATCGCGATACTCGTGCCCACACCCGCCAGAAGCTCACGGTCATTGGGGGAGTCACCGATTCCTACAACGTCACTGATGCTGATTCCAAGGTGACCACACAGCACATGGGCGCCCGTCAGTTTGTGACACTGTGCTTTGAGGATTTCACCGACGCGCGCATCGGCCGTACCCACCGATCCACCGATGATGTCGAAACGCTCATCCAGCTGGCTGCTCATCGCCTCAAATATTCCGGCGCGAGGTGCCAGGAACGCACATTTCGAGGCCGAATCGGGTATCCCGGAGCGCAGGTACGGTTCGATCTGGCGCATATACGGCACCCAGTCGGGATCTTTGCCGGGGAAAACTGACAAATAGTCGGCAGACGGATGCATGGCCTCGGAACTTTGCCACACCCACAAACACTCATTGCGGCTCAGCACCTCGTTGACTGATTCAATGTCCGCACGGTCGATGCGTTCATCGCGGATCACCTGACCATCGACCTCAACGTAGGCACCTGATCCGCCGATTACTGCGGAAAAGCCCAGATCCCACAGCCACGGGTAGATTTCTGGAGTGGATCGGCCGGTGCACATGGCCAGAATATGTCCGGCCTCGCGTGCCTCGCGGCAGGCAGCTTGAGCAGATGGTGGCACGTCCTGCGTCCGTGTGAGCAGCGTGCCGTCAAGATCAATCAGAACGAGTCGAGCCACGGTACCTCCTTCGTATTAGGCAGTGTGTCATACCTGTGGAAGAATGGTCAGCTGAAATAAGGAGAAGCGATGGCGTATATCGGAACCGATGATTCCTCGGGCGACCCGGTCTTTCAGGAAGACTCGGACGTTGAAGTACGCACCTACCAGCGCGGTCGTATCCGCATGGTCTACGCCGTGCGTGATAACCGCGTCGAGGAACATGCGCCGGATCCTTCCCGCCCTGTCTTCGTCATGATTCACGGCGTGGGGATGGGCAGGCGAGCACTGGCTGGACTGGCCAGGGAACTGGCACCTCACGGCGCTGCCTATACGGTTGACTTGCCAGGCTTTGGTGATTCACCCACTCCGAAGCGCCCCCCGTCGATGGCTCAGTACGGCAAACTCGTTGCCGCTTTCATACGGGACAACAAGCTGCGTCACGTGATCGTGATTGGTCACTCGATGGGCACCCAGGTCGCAGTGGAAGTGGCGCAGCAACGGCCCGACCTGATCGATCAGCTGGTTCTGATTGCTCCGACCATCAACCCCGCCAGGCGGACCCTCCACCAACAGGCATGGGATCTGATTACTGACTTTGCCGACGATGGGCTGCACGTGATGGCAGTGGGTGTTGCGAATTATCTGCGTGCCGGCCCAGTCTGGTTCTTCCGAACGATTCGCGCCATGATGGATCACCGCGTTGAACGCATCTACCCGCAGGTGCCCACACCCACACTGGTCATGCGCGGAGAAGACGACCTGGTGTGTCCGCACGACTGGACGAAGCGCGTGGCACAACTGCTGCCACACGGCACGTACGCGTCGATCGAGGATCACGGCCACGAAGCTGTGCTGCGAGATGCCGTTCCTGCCACTCAGATCATTCTCGATCACGTACTATGACCAATGTGGACATATCTCATCAGCCACTGCTGAGCGTCATCATCCCGGCGTATAACTCGCAAGATTATCTGCGCCGATGTGTCGAGTCCCTGATCGGCTATGCGCACCCCATCGAAATCCTCATCATCGACGATGGATCGAGTGACAAGACTCCCGAACTTGCCGACAAACTGGCGCGCAGATTCCCTGAAATCCGCGCAGTCCACCAGGCTAACGCAGGGCATGGCGGCGCCCTCAACACCGGCATCCGCGAGGCCACTGGCCGTTACCTGAAAGTCGTGGACTCTGACGACTGGCTCGACCGGCGCTCGCTGACACGCGTGTTGGATCAGATGGCCGCAGACCAGGACCGCGGCGACGACGTCGACATGTACGTGGCGAACTACGTCTACGAGAAACAAGGAAAATCTCATAAGCATGCGGTCCGCTTCCTCAACGTTCTTCCTGCTGATCGCATTATTGGGTGGGATGACATGCGTGCGTGCCGCTACGACCAGTACCTCATGATGCACACGCTCATTTTTCGCACCGAGCTGGTCAGACAATCCGGGATGATCCTGCCGGAGCATACCTTCTACGTGGACTACCTGTATTCCTACGTGCCCTTGCCGCATGTGCGAACGCTGCGCTACATCGATGCGAATCTGTACCGCTACTTCATTGGCCGCGATGACCAGTCAGTGAACGAAAAAGTCATGATTTCACGTATCGACCAGCTGCTGCGCGTCAACGCGGGGATGCTTGCCGGCACCCCTGACGAATCCACTGTCCCTGCACACCTGTATCGCTACATGATTCACTACCTGCGCATCAATTTCATCGTGTGCTCCCTGATGTTGTTGCTCTCTGGCACACCAGAACACGTCCAGGAGAAAGAACGCCTGTGGGCGGAAGCTGACCGAAACTACCCGCAGGTCACCCGGCAGGTCAGATCAGGTCTGCTCGGACGGCTGATCTCGCTGCCGGGAACGCCCGGACGCGTCATCCCGCTATCGATCTACCGCATCGCCCGCGCCGTCCTCGGCTTTAATTAGAATGCGAAAAGAATCTGCCCGCCGGGCTCGGTGATCGTGACGTGCGGCGCGTCAGAATCATGCAGGTCGAGAAAAACGCAGATCGTGTGTCCATCCGCGCTGGAGCGGTACGACAGCTGCTCGTTGGTTACCTCGCACACCTGCGTGCGCGCATGGACAAGCCACGGATGCTGGCGACGCAGCGCAATGAGCGCCTGGTGGGTCTGGAACACTGATTCGCCCAGATTCGACAGGTGGTCGGGCAGATCAGGGAACGAGGGACGCACCTGATCGTCGCCGCCGAGCTCATCGGTCTTGATTCCGGTATAGCCCTGTTCGTCGCCATAGTAGATCGATGGGATCCCGCCGACAGTCATGACAATGGCGAGAGCTACGCCGACATGTGGGCTCCCGATCTGCGAGGCAATTCTCGTGACGTCGTGGTTGCCGATGAATGTCTGTGGGGTGAAGGAATCGAGGAAATGGTTGTGACGATCGAGGCACCACTGCAGCTCAAAGAAATTTCGATCCGAGATACTCGACCAGATTGCCTTCCACAGTTCGTATTGGGTCAGTGAATCAAAATGGCACTGCTCGATCATGTCGGTGTAGTCACCGTGGATTACTTCACCCATCAGCCACGCTTCAGGGAAACGCGCCCGAACGGGGTCGATGACGTCGCGCCAAAAATCGCTCGGCACAGAGTAGGCGGCATCCAGACGCCAGGCGTCGATGCCGCGTTCAAGCCAGTAGGTCATGACGTCGGTGGCGTATGTGCGCGCCTGTGCACCGGCGTGATTGAGCCGAACCAGCTCACCGTGACCTTCAAAGATGCGTGGAGTCGGACCTGCGGGGTCCTCCCAGTCAATGTCGAATAAGTCCGCGTGCTCACTGTCGGGGCCGGCAGCGAGAACCTCGCTGACCAGCGGGTGCCGAGAGCTGACGTGAGAAAAGACACCGTCACATGCCACGCGGATGCCGCGCTCGTGGCACGCGGCAATGAGGTGATCAAAGTCAGCTTCATCTCCCAGGCGCGGGTCAACTGCGAAGTGGTCAAGAATGTCGTAGCCATGTGATGTTGACTGGAAGATCGGGCCCAGAAGCAGGCCGTTGGCTCCCAGCTCGATCAGGTAGTCCAGCCAGTTTTCCAGCATGGTGATCCGGTGCGCCGACGCGTCGGCCCCGAACGGAGGACGAATGGGGGCGCCGCACATTCCCAGCGGGTAGACGTGCCACCACACCATGTGATCAATCCATGACATGACTTTCGCTTTCCTGGTCGTGGTCATAATGTAGACGCGTGGGACAAGTCATCGAGGGCATCGCAGTCATCGCAGTCATTATGGCTGTTGGATGGATCGCGCGCGCAACGAAAATCCTCAAGACCGATGCTACTGGACACATCACTGACCTGGTGTATTGGATCGCCGCGCCCGCACTCCTGTTCTCCACGATCGCATCAGCTGACCTCGATGTTGTCATCGGCCGTCCCCTCATCGCGGCAGCGGCAAGCGGTGTTGTCACCGCCAGCGTGTTCGCTCTGATCGCTCGCCTGACGATGCGGCCGACGATTGGCGATCTGACGGTCGGCGCAATGTCGTCCTCGTTGAACAACGCGGCCTACGTCGGCATCCCGATCGCAATCTACGTACTGGGGTCAGCAGTACACGGCGTGCCGATCATGGTGTTTCAGCTGGGCTTCTTCACCCCGATGTTCTTCGTCCTCATCGACCTGTGTACGCCGGGTATCACGCTGTCGATTGTGACCATCGTACGCTCCGTGGTGACCAACCCGATGGTGATCGCGGCGTTCCTCGGATTCCTGTGCGCAGCGGTGAGCCTGGATGTGCCGCCACTGATCGCCAACGCGACCGAGATGATCGGGCAGTCCGCGCCGGCGCTGGTCCTGATTAGTTTTGGCGCTTCCTTGGTGGGGCAGCGCCTGACTGTGCGATCCCAGGACGGGCACATGGTGATACTCGCCAGCTGCTTCAAACTCATGGTTCAGCCGGCGTGCGCGTTCGGAGCAGGACTGCTGCTGGGCATGGACGGGCACGCGCTGTTGGCAGTCACGGTGATGGGCGCGATGCCCACCGCGCAAAATGCCTTCATCGCCTCAGCGCGGGCAGGCGTCGGCAATCACATCGCGCAGGGCACTGTGCTGATTACCACGATCATGTCACTGCCGGTGACCGTGCTGATCGCCTGGCTCTTCCACCTTGCGGCTCTGGTTTAGACAGATCACGACAGCGCGGCAGCGACCGCCAGACGCAGCGTCGTCTCAAACTGTGTTTCACGTTCCTGCGCCGTCATATCCGACGACGAGTCAAGCAGGTGATCCGAACACGTCAACACGGTCAGTGCCTCTCGGCCGCACTCTGCCGCCACGCCATACATCGCGGCAGCTTCCATATCCACGCCCAACACACCATAGTCCGCCAGGCGTTGTGTCTGACCGTCGGGCGCGAAGTAGAAGTGGTCACGCGAAATAATCGTTCCCACGTGAACAGTGTCGTCTTCGGTTGCGGCCTCGACGGCGGCTCGCGCCAGGTTGAACGAGGCGACCGCACTGAAATTGACACCGGGAATGCGCAGCTGATTCATTGCGGAATCCGTGTGTGCACCGATCGCGACGATCGTGTCGCCCACATGAACTTTCGGTGAGATTCCGCCGCACGTGCCGACGCGGATCACGCGGTGAACGTCGAAGAACTTCATCAGTTCGGTGACGTAGATCGTTGCGGAAGGCTGACCCATTCCCGATCCCATCACTGACAGTGGCTGACCGTCGACAGTGCCGGTGAAGCCCAGCATGCCGCGCACATCAGTGACCAGTCGCGGTGAGTCCAAAATTGTTTCAGCAATACGCTGGGCACGCTTCGGGTCACCCGGCATCAGGACTGCGGGGGCGAAATCACCTGGCTCAGCTGCAATGTGTGGGGTCGACATGGGCCTTCCTTCGTTCTCGTCTGGCGCGAGACCATCCGATATGCGGATACTTCTTCACCGCGCGCTGACAATACTCTAGCGTGAGCTTCATCCCGCAAGTGATGGAGTGACGAAAATGAGCTCACAACAAACCAAACCGCGTCGCGAAACGTGGTCCGGTCAAACAGCGTTCCTTATCTCAGCCATTGGTTCAGCTATCGGCCTGGGGAACATCTGGCGTTTTCCAGGCGTGGCCTACGCCAACGGTGGTGGCGCATTCCTGGTGCCGTACCTCGTCTCACTCGTCTGCGTCGGTATCCCGATCCTCTTTCTTGACTACGCGATCGGTCATAAACTGCGTGGCTCACCGCCGTGGGCGCTGCGCCGCATGACAGCCGGCGGAGAATTCCTCGGCTGGTTTCAGGTCGGCGTCTGCTTCGTCATCTTCATTTACTACGCAGCGGTGGTTGCCTGGGCGGCCAGCTATGCGTGGCACTCCATCACCCTGGCATGGGGAGATGACTCGCAGACCTTCTTCCTCGAAACGTTCCTCCAACTCGACGGATCAGATTCAGTGTCATGGACACCCGTCCTGTCAGTGTTGGTCCCCCTGGCCGTGATCTGGCTGTTCGTCCTGTTCATCGTAGGACGCGGACTGACCAAGGGCGTGGAACTGGCGAACCGTATTTTCCTGCCGTTACTGGTCATCCTGTTCGTGGTGATGGTGGTGCGCGCACTGTTCCTGCCTGGCGCCATGGAAGGACTTAATGCTTTCTTCACCCCGCAATGGGATCAGCTGACGAATCCGCATGTGTGGCTGGCAGCGTTTGCACAGATTTTCTACTCGCTGTCAGTGGGCTTCGGCATCATGGCGACCTACGCCTCCTATCTCAAGCCCAAGTCAAACCTGACCGGAACCGGCCTTGTTGCAGGTTTTGCCAACTCATCCTTCGAGCTGCTCGCCGGCATCGGCGTATTCGCCGCCCTCGGCTTCATGGCACATGCTCAACAGGTTGGCGTGAACGAACTGGAAGGCCTTACCGGCCCGATCCTGTCGTTCGTGACCTTCCCACAGATTATTTCGATGATGCCAGGCGGCCCCATCTTCGGCGTCCTGTTCTTCACGTCCCTGACGCTGGCAGGAATCACCTCGCTGCTGTCACTGTTGCAGGTTGTTTCCGGCTCCATCCAGGACAAGTTCGGAGTCACCCCGCGTAAAGCCGCCATGATCATGGGTGTGCCTGCGATGGTGCTGTCGCTGGGACTGTTCGGTGTGCGCTCGGGGCTGAATGTCCTCGACGTCATCGACACCTTCGTCAACAACATCGGCGTGGTTGCCTCCGCCATGGCGCTGTGCCTGCTTTCCGCGTTCGCCGGTCCGCGCCTGAAGGGACTGCGTCTGCACCTCAACTCGGTCTCATCGATCCGAGTTCCCGCTTTCTGGGACCTCGTCGTGGGTGTAGTCAGCCCGATCGTCCTGGGCTTCATGCTTATCAGCGCACTCATCGACTATGTGATGCACGGATATGACGGGCATGCTACCTCCTTTGTCGGCATGTTCGGCTGGGGAATGCTGCTGGCAATCATCGTCTTCGCCGTTATCATGACGGTGACCAAGTGGCATCACTCCCTCGACTCGCGCGCGAAAGGACTGGAACAATGACAGCGAGCGCACTCATCTTGATGGTCATCTCGATCCTGCTCGTGTGGGGAGGCCTCGTCGCCTCGACCGTCGCACTCAAGACCCTCAAGCAGCCTGACGTTGACGACACCATTGAGGAGCCTGTCGAGTGAAACTGGCAGCTTTCGATCTGGACGATACGTTAGCCCCCTCGAAGTCGCCGCTCCCGTCCCTGATGGACGAGCGCCTGTGCGCGCTCCTCGACGTTGCCGACGTGTGCATCATCTCCGGAGGACACATCGGCCAATTCCGCACACAGGTCCTGGCGCACCTGCACGCTGACGACGCGCAGCTTGAGCGCCTGCACCTGATGCCAACGTGTGGAACCCGCTACTTCAGGTATCGCGACCAGCAGTGGCACCAGATCTACGCGATGGATCTGAGCGCAGACGAGCGCCAGCGGGCCATCGAGTCCCTGACTCGGCACGCACACGACCTGGGAATTTGGGAAAGCCACACCTGGGGAGACATTATTGAAGATCGAGGATCACAGATCACCTTCTCTGCTCTGGGGCAGGAAGCGCCCCTGGAGGCCAAGCGCGCATGGGACCCGGACGGAACGAAGAAAGTTGCACTGGCTGAGCGGGTCGCCCGCGACGTTCCTGAGCTGTCGGTACGCGGTGGCGGGTCCACATCTGTCGATATCACCCGGCAGGGCGTTGACAAGGCGTTCGGCATGCGCCACCTGGTCGAGGCAACACGTATTGCAGTCAGCGACATAGTGTTTGTCGGGGACAGGCTTGACGAGGGTGGCAACGACTACCCGGTGAAAGCCGCAGGATTCACGACGATCCCAGTGTCAGGATGGGAGCAGTGTGCTGAGGTGATCGCGCAGCTAATTGAGTGCGCGAGTCGCCCAGAAAAACACTGCTGACGCAGCAGCCACATTCAGCGAATCCACACCGCCGGCCATCGGGATACGCACCGTCAGATCTGTCTGCTCAATGGTGCGGCGCGACAATCCGTCGCCCTCAGTACCGAAGAGCAATGCCACCTTCTTGTCCGGAGGGTTCGCCACGAACTCATCGAGACTCAGTGAGTCATCACTGAGTGCGCAGGCGACCGTGCAGTAGCCCGCCTCGCGCAGCACGTCAACGGCTGGCCAGGTATCCAGCCGAGTCCACGGCACCTGAAAGACCGTGCCCATGGAGACACGGACGGAGCGCCGATACAGCGGATCACAGCAGCGAGGTGTGACGATGACAGCGTCAACACCCAGAGCAGCTGCAGAACGGAAGATTGCACCGACATTCGTGTGATCAACCAGGTCTTCCAGCACAGCGATCCGGCGCGAACGTGCCAAGAGGTCCGACACGTCCGGCAGCTCGGGACGCTGCATAGCGGCAAGAGCCCCGCGATGCAGGTGAAATCCGGTGATGTGTTCGAGCACCTCTTCGGAGGCGATATACACGGGCACGTCACCACCGTCAACACTTCCTGTCGAGGATGCCAGCAGATGCTCCATCTGCTCGAGCCAGCGCGGCGCCATGAGGAATGAGCGCGGGTGATGCCCCGTCTCAAGTGCCCGCATGATCACATTGTGTGATTCCGCCATGTACAGTCCGCGTTCCACTTCCAAGCTTGAACGCAGCTTGACGTCCGTCATGCACGTGTAGTCAGCAAGCGCACCGTCCGGTACGGCTGCTTCCACGTCTTCCAGGCTCTGACATGCGGTTAAATCGATGATCACACCCGCCATTATGCTCCATCGTTTATCCACAGCGCACCGTGGGTACCCTCGTCAATCCACAAAGCCCAGGCGCGTGCTGGCACAGGTCGATCCTCATGCGGTGAACTGCACGCACCGACACAGAAGGAGGACATCATGCTGACCGAGCAGACGAAGGTAGAGGGAATGTATGGGCCTACAGGGTGGCTCGACACGAGTGGCATCACAGTTCTTTTGGCTCCTTACATGGAGCTGGATGATCACGATTATTGTCGCTTCACTATGGTTGGTGGGGACGATGCTCGCGAGCTGAGGAGCCTGCTGAGTGTAGAAAACCTGCAGTGTTCGCAAAATGGAGGGCCGACGGTTGAAGCCGCGCTCGATGCTGCGATCACTTTCCCTCAGGAGGTGTACGTGAGCGGTTATGTCATTCGCCAGCCGCGACGAGACGAACGAGTCAGTGTCGATGCGCTCGTGATACGTCACTCATTACCGGACGGTGTGACGCGAGCCTGGCCATATCTGCGCGACAGATACGCGCTGCATTGTCTGGCACCCGACGAATGCGACCGCATCTTGTTGGATGATCCGGTCGGGCATCTGGCGTGGTGGTTATGGTGGGACTAGAGACGCTAGGCTAGATCCATGTCCGTCTACTCATGGCTTTTTCGCAGCGTCATCCACCGCACTGATCCTGAACGTGCCCACCATGCAGGCCTTAACGCCGTTGCGTGGGCAGGACGACACGGCTTAATCCGCGCACTGATGCGCGCCACCATCGGATACTGGGATCCGCATGCACGCTCCATGCTGCTGTGGCCCACGCGCTCCCTGCCGACAATCGGTGAGCGCACCGTGCACGGACGCCTGGGTCTTGCAGCCGGAATGGACAAAGATGCACGCGCCATTGAGGGCATGTGCGCGCTGGGATTCGGATTCGTTGAGATTGGGACGATCACACCCCGACCGCAGCCAGGGAACGACCAGCCACGCCTGTGGCGCCTCATGGACCAGGCCGGCCTGCGCAACCGGATGGGATTCAATAACGAGGGTGTCGACCAGGCTGTTGCGCAGCTACGTGAGCTGCGATCCACCCGTCACGGCAGGCGCTGTATCGTCGGGGCGAATATCGGAAAGAACAAGGTCACTCCACTTGACCAGGCGCCTCGTGACTACGAGATCTGTGCCCAGAAAGTTGCGCCGTGGGTGGACTTCATTGTCGTCAACGTGTCCTCACCCAACACTCCGGGACTGCGGGACCTGCAGGCTGTCGATCAGCTTCGCCCCATCCTGGAGGCTGCGCGACGCGGAGCCGATGCGGCGCAGCAGCGCCGTCACGTGCCGTTGCTGGTGAAAATCGCGCCCGACCTGAGCGATGACGACATCATCGAGGTGTGCTCCATGAGCCGGGACATGAAATTGGACGGGATAGTGGCCACCAATACGACGATCAATCACGAGTGGGGAGAAGGTGGCGTTTCAGGAGCCCCGCTGTTCCCGCGTGCTCTCGATGTGGTGTCTCTGGTTGCTGAGCACCTGGACGACCATCAGCTTCTGATCGGCACGGGCGGGATCTTCACCGCATCTCAGGCTCAGGCCATGCTGGATGCCGGTGCCGACCTCGTTGAAGCATTCAGCGCATTCGTCTTCGAAGGGCCGACGTGGCCGGGCGCGATGAACCGCGCCCTGGCCCTGAACTAGTCTTTCTGTTTCTTCGACCCCTTCGGGAACTCGCCGCGTCCCACCTGAGGAGCCGGCGAGCGCCAGCGGCGTGCCATCAGCATGCGTGAAAATGCGTAGAACCACGAGCCGCGCGGGATCGCCTTGTCAGGGAAGCGCTCGCGGATACGACGTTTGAGGATCTGCCAGACGATGACGCCCTCAATAATGCAGAGCAGCAACGCGCCGTAGAAGAAGATGAACATCACCATCATGACGACGGGGAGCTGACCGTTGGTTTGCTGCGCCGGTGTGATGAAGGAAAATGCCAGCGACAATGCGATGAAAACCAGCATCACCGGCATCATGAACTCGCAGATCGACCAACGGGCATCCAGGTAGTCGCGGATGAAACGACGGATAGGGCCACGATGCTGGGGCGGCATATAGC
The sequence above is a segment of the Schaalia radingae genome. Coding sequences within it:
- a CDS encoding alpha/beta fold hydrolase, whose product is MAYIGTDDSSGDPVFQEDSDVEVRTYQRGRIRMVYAVRDNRVEEHAPDPSRPVFVMIHGVGMGRRALAGLARELAPHGAAYTVDLPGFGDSPTPKRPPSMAQYGKLVAAFIRDNKLRHVIVIGHSMGTQVAVEVAQQRPDLIDQLVLIAPTINPARRTLHQQAWDLITDFADDGLHVMAVGVANYLRAGPVWFFRTIRAMMDHRVERIYPQVPTPTLVMRGEDDLVCPHDWTKRVAQLLPHGTYASIEDHGHEAVLRDAVPATQIILDHVL
- a CDS encoding sodium-dependent transporter — its product is MSSQQTKPRRETWSGQTAFLISAIGSAIGLGNIWRFPGVAYANGGGAFLVPYLVSLVCVGIPILFLDYAIGHKLRGSPPWALRRMTAGGEFLGWFQVGVCFVIFIYYAAVVAWAASYAWHSITLAWGDDSQTFFLETFLQLDGSDSVSWTPVLSVLVPLAVIWLFVLFIVGRGLTKGVELANRIFLPLLVILFVVMVVRALFLPGAMEGLNAFFTPQWDQLTNPHVWLAAFAQIFYSLSVGFGIMATYASYLKPKSNLTGTGLVAGFANSSFELLAGIGVFAALGFMAHAQQVGVNELEGLTGPILSFVTFPQIISMMPGGPIFGVLFFTSLTLAGITSLLSLLQVVSGSIQDKFGVTPRKAAMIMGVPAMVLSLGLFGVRSGLNVLDVIDTFVNNIGVVASAMALCLLSAFAGPRLKGLRLHLNSVSSIRVPAFWDLVVGVVSPIVLGFMLISALIDYVMHGYDGHATSFVGMFGWGMLLAIIVFAVIMTVTKWHHSLDSRAKGLEQ
- a CDS encoding DUF3043 domain-containing protein; translation: MLFRKKSSEESTTAAPVDEPTHEASAKKGRPTPTRRQAEARRNRPLVPADRKEARRQAKEKRDERFRREQEAMTTGDERYMPPQHRGPIRRFIRDYLDARWSICEFMMPVMLVFIALSLAFSFITPAQQTNGQLPVVMMVMFIFFYGALLLCIIEGVIVWQILKRRIRERFPDKAIPRGSWFYAFSRMLMARRWRSPAPQVGRGEFPKGSKKQKD
- a CDS encoding alpha-amylase family protein, producing MSWIDHMVWWHVYPLGMCGAPIRPPFGADASAHRITMLENWLDYLIELGANGLLLGPIFQSTSHGYDILDHFAVDPRLGDEADFDHLIAACHERGIRVACDGVFSHVSSRHPLVSEVLAAGPDSEHADLFDIDWEDPAGPTPRIFEGHGELVRLNHAGAQARTYATDVMTYWLERGIDAWRLDAAYSVPSDFWRDVIDPVRARFPEAWLMGEVIHGDYTDMIEQCHFDSLTQYELWKAIWSSISDRNFFELQWCLDRHNHFLDSFTPQTFIGNHDVTRIASQIGSPHVGVALAIVMTVGGIPSIYYGDEQGYTGIKTDELGGDDQVRPSFPDLPDHLSNLGESVFQTHQALIALRRQHPWLVHARTQVCEVTNEQLSYRSSADGHTICVFLDLHDSDAPHVTITEPGGQILFAF
- a CDS encoding quinone-dependent dihydroorotate dehydrogenase, with protein sequence MSVYSWLFRSVIHRTDPERAHHAGLNAVAWAGRHGLIRALMRATIGYWDPHARSMLLWPTRSLPTIGERTVHGRLGLAAGMDKDARAIEGMCALGFGFVEIGTITPRPQPGNDQPRLWRLMDQAGLRNRMGFNNEGVDQAVAQLRELRSTRHGRRCIVGANIGKNKVTPLDQAPRDYEICAQKVAPWVDFIVVNVSSPNTPGLRDLQAVDQLRPILEAARRGADAAQQRRHVPLLVKIAPDLSDDDIIEVCSMSRDMKLDGIVATNTTINHEWGEGGVSGAPLFPRALDVVSLVAEHLDDHQLLIGTGGIFTASQAQAMLDAGADLVEAFSAFVFEGPTWPGAMNRALALN
- a CDS encoding AEC family transporter — encoded protein: MGQVIEGIAVIAVIMAVGWIARATKILKTDATGHITDLVYWIAAPALLFSTIASADLDVVIGRPLIAAAASGVVTASVFALIARLTMRPTIGDLTVGAMSSSLNNAAYVGIPIAIYVLGSAVHGVPIMVFQLGFFTPMFFVLIDLCTPGITLSIVTIVRSVVTNPMVIAAFLGFLCAAVSLDVPPLIANATEMIGQSAPALVLISFGASLVGQRLTVRSQDGHMVILASCFKLMVQPACAFGAGLLLGMDGHALLAVTVMGAMPTAQNAFIASARAGVGNHIAQGTVLITTIMSLPVTVLIAWLFHLAALV
- a CDS encoding TrmH family RNA methyltransferase; amino-acid sequence: MIIDLTACQSLEDVEAAVPDGALADYTCMTDVKLRSSLEVERGLYMAESHNVIMRALETGHHPRSFLMAPRWLEQMEHLLASSTGSVDGGDVPVYIASEEVLEHITGFHLHRGALAAMQRPELPDVSDLLARSRRIAVLEDLVDHTNVGAIFRSAAALGVDAVIVTPRCCDPLYRRSVRVSMGTVFQVPWTRLDTWPAVDVLREAGYCTVACALSDDSLSLDEFVANPPDKKVALLFGTEGDGLSRRTIEQTDLTVRIPMAGGVDSLNVAAASAVFFWATRALN
- a CDS encoding glycosyltransferase family 2 protein, encoding MDISHQPLLSVIIPAYNSQDYLRRCVESLIGYAHPIEILIIDDGSSDKTPELADKLARRFPEIRAVHQANAGHGGALNTGIREATGRYLKVVDSDDWLDRRSLTRVLDQMAADQDRGDDVDMYVANYVYEKQGKSHKHAVRFLNVLPADRIIGWDDMRACRYDQYLMMHTLIFRTELVRQSGMILPEHTFYVDYLYSYVPLPHVRTLRYIDANLYRYFIGRDDQSVNEKVMISRIDQLLRVNAGMLAGTPDESTVPAHLYRYMIHYLRINFIVCSLMLLLSGTPEHVQEKERLWAEADRNYPQVTRQVRSGLLGRLISLPGTPGRVIPLSIYRIARAVLGFN
- a CDS encoding HAD-IIB family hydrolase — protein: MKLAAFDLDDTLAPSKSPLPSLMDERLCALLDVADVCIISGGHIGQFRTQVLAHLHADDAQLERLHLMPTCGTRYFRYRDQQWHQIYAMDLSADERQRAIESLTRHAHDLGIWESHTWGDIIEDRGSQITFSALGQEAPLEAKRAWDPDGTKKVALAERVARDVPELSVRGGGSTSVDITRQGVDKAFGMRHLVEATRIAVSDIVFVGDRLDEGGNDYPVKAAGFTTIPVSGWEQCAEVIAQLIECASRPEKHC
- a CDS encoding Cof-type HAD-IIB family hydrolase, whose protein sequence is MARLVLIDLDGTLLTRTQDVPPSAQAACREAREAGHILAMCTGRSTPEIYPWLWDLGFSAVIGGSGAYVEVDGQVIRDERIDRADIESVNEVLSRNECLWVWQSSEAMHPSADYLSVFPGKDPDWVPYMRQIEPYLRSGIPDSASKCAFLAPRAGIFEAMSSQLDERFDIIGGSVGTADARVGEILKAQCHKLTGAHVLCGHLGISISDVVGIGDSPNDRELLAGVGTSIAMGNGSEDVKAIASWVTSPVDEDGLARAFEYAGLIKR
- a CDS encoding methionine/alanine import family NSS transporter small subunit — protein: MTASALILMVISILLVWGGLVASTVALKTLKQPDVDDTIEEPVE
- the deoD gene encoding purine-nucleoside phosphorylase, with translation MSTPHIAAEPGDFAPAVLMPGDPKRAQRIAETILDSPRLVTDVRGMLGFTGTVDGQPLSVMGSGMGQPSATIYVTELMKFFDVHRVIRVGTCGGISPKVHVGDTIVAIGAHTDSAMNQLRIPGVNFSAVASFNLARAAVEAATEDDTVHVGTIISRDHFYFAPDGQTQRLADYGVLGVDMEAAAMYGVAAECGREALTVLTCSDHLLDSSSDMTAQERETQFETTLRLAVAAALS